In Nostoc sp. GT001, a genomic segment contains:
- a CDS encoding cobalt-precorrin-6A reductase: MRVLILGGTGDAAELAAKVTTIQGLEVITSLASRTREPSVPLGDLRVGGFGGAAGLANYLRVMQIDLLIDATHPFASQISFNAADAATEVGVPRLMLIRPPWEKESGDRWIEVDNVAAAAIALQNQSQRVFLTVGRQELGAFAHLEEIWFLMRMIDPPGEDALVPPGMVLCDRGPFTLNNERQILIENNIDTIVSKNSGGDATKPKIIAARELGVKVVMVNRPAVPPGEQVSNVDAALAWLCVGVARTSTWFDSAHQPLSDHRRDRC; this comes from the coding sequence ATGCGTGTTTTGATTTTGGGTGGGACGGGTGATGCAGCAGAACTAGCTGCCAAAGTTACGACTATCCAAGGGTTAGAAGTAATAACTTCTCTAGCTAGCCGCACCCGCGAACCGTCAGTACCGTTGGGCGATTTGCGGGTTGGAGGCTTCGGTGGTGCGGCTGGATTGGCTAACTATCTGCGAGTCATGCAAATCGACTTGTTAATTGATGCAACCCATCCTTTCGCTAGCCAGATTTCCTTCAATGCAGCAGATGCGGCAACGGAAGTTGGAGTACCCCGTCTAATGTTAATCCGTCCACCTTGGGAAAAAGAAAGTGGCGATCGCTGGATTGAAGTTGATAATGTTGCAGCCGCAGCAATAGCCCTGCAAAATCAGTCACAGCGGGTATTTTTGACAGTTGGAAGGCAAGAACTGGGCGCTTTTGCTCATTTGGAGGAAATTTGGTTTTTGATGCGGATGATTGACCCTCCTGGCGAAGATGCTTTAGTACCGCCGGGGATGGTATTGTGCGATCGCGGGCCTTTTACCCTCAATAATGAGAGACAAATTCTGATTGAGAATAACATTGATACCATCGTCAGTAAAAATAGCGGTGGCGATGCCACAAAGCCCAAGATAATTGCAGCGCGAGAACTGGGCGTAAAGGTTGTGATGGTAAATCGCCCGGCTGTACCGCCAGGAGAGCAGGTTAGTAATGTTGATGCTGCTTTGGCGTGGTTATGCGTAGGCGTAGCCCGCACTTCGACATGGTTCGACTCCGCTCACCAGCCACTCAGTGACCACCGTAGGGATCGCTGCTAA
- a CDS encoding DUF1636 family protein: MTTTVNISPTSPMEVAEHTLFVCKTCASVWQNGKRLGESGGEKLLHQLQQLAQDWDLRDQFPIQEVECMSACNRSCVVAFSAKGKLTYLFGDLAVDGSASAVLECASQYYAKADGLLPWSERPEAMKKGILAKIPPL; encoded by the coding sequence ATGACTACGACTGTAAATATTTCCCCAACCAGTCCAATGGAAGTTGCCGAACATACTTTATTTGTTTGCAAAACCTGTGCCAGTGTTTGGCAAAATGGAAAACGTTTAGGTGAAAGTGGTGGTGAAAAGCTTCTACACCAACTTCAGCAGCTGGCACAAGATTGGGACTTACGAGATCAATTCCCAATTCAGGAAGTTGAATGTATGAGTGCTTGTAATCGTTCTTGTGTAGTCGCCTTTAGTGCCAAAGGTAAATTAACATATTTATTTGGTGATTTAGCTGTTGATGGTAGTGCCTCTGCCGTACTGGAATGTGCTAGTCAATACTACGCTAAAGCAGATGGTTTACTGCCTTGGTCAGAGCGTCCAGAAGCAATGAAAAAGGGCATTTTAGCAAAGATTCCACCTTTATGA